Genomic window (Aricia agestis chromosome 15, ilAriAges1.1, whole genome shotgun sequence):
tctgagaaaggacataggctacattttgatgtgggaaaatatcttatttccatgaaaatttcgatgaaaatgaattcgcattgcgcgtggccagcactcatcccgggggtcctgggttcgagtcccgcaggcggaacaaaaagttttcaattttcctgggtcttggatgtgtattgaaataaaatttcaaaaatcttaaacatattttatgtactagctgttgcccgcgacttcgtccgcgtggacttcagtttatagcgcgcgatgtcaacaaaattggtgtcaaaagcttttataaaaaaaccctggtaccccttaaatcaatagagctgtgcagtgtgcacacaataagtatttcatttttttatattaaactttatattttatgccaaattttaaagcttatttagccctccaattacacaactttacccataaactatttatcattgatagatttaaggttacgtcacacacagataaagtactgagttatttaataccgtagaatagatataacaatcgaaaaaaatcgaagcttaaatgtaagatgataccacgtcttatagaaagacttttgagcaagcgtcagcgcgatgtagaagactcacggcgccatctattatgaattgttggaactaacttaatttgaacaaatttacgcattttcacccccttacaacccttttttccagtaaaaaaagtagcctatgtcctttctcaggctttagactatctgtatacaaaatttcattacaatcggttcggaagttttggcgtttggcgtgaaagcgagactgacagacagacagagatagttttggcgtttggcgtgaaagcgagactgacagacagacagacagacagagatacgttcgcatttataatattagtatagattatgtgcacactgcacagctgtttttgggtattttgattaattaagggccgcgctacaccggaatagcagcggcgaggcgagcactttcagcgctgccattccggtgtagcgcggccctaagaggggtaccacttgccagggttttaaaaagtttttaaatttgacaaattttgttgacaccgcgcgctataaactaaagtccacgcagacgaagtcgcgggcaacagctagtagtctataaaataaatatataagccGATTATTGATACTTGTGtcgataaatttaaatattaattgtaaattTTACTGCTATAGCTTTAATAAACTTAGGTACCACATAATATATCCACCACTGAAAGTGCGGTAAGCTAGAATCGATAGCGGTAaccaatcaaattaaaaaatactttgattCACAATTTAATCTCAGGGATgtccctaaaaataaaaaagccttacGAGTGTGAATTATTCCAATTTCAAAGCACCAAGTGCAATGACCAATAGGTTAAAGAACTATTTAGTGGATTTGCAATAGGTACATGTCACTTAGCCGGTAGCAAAATCCGATGTTGGGTTACTAGAGAACTGAATGGGTGAATTGCGGTCAGCGAAGTACGCCCGATGGATTACGACACAGATCAATCTCAGCCAGGCTTAGACCTCTCACTTAATTATCCGTGGAAATATTGTGATAGTAgcatataaataatagtaattatgAGTTTCGTGCCCTAAAAGTAGTAAAGAGTAGTACTAAAGAGTACTAAAGTTTTGATAGGGTCAAAAGTTAATTTATTTCAAGAAGTGTCTTCAGACCTGTCTCTTTGTACGTCATACGCTTAGATTAGCGAATGGCTTATtttaagattataataatttacatgaaTGATTGTAATCGTATCTTAAAATATCCTCATATTTACGAAGAACGAAAGAGAGAACCAATTCACATTAACTCAGACAATATGATATTAATCCAAAGATTAACTTCTGGCATAAGTACTTAAAGCACCTTCATAAATAACTCTAAAATGCTTATCCTTAAATACAAAGATCAAGAAAACAACATGACATTTAAAAAGatattgtatttagttttttaagtttagtttCAGTAACATGTCCGTGCCTATTTGATAAAGtatctaattattatcaaaCTGAGGtcactaacaaaatatattttaacgttTTTATTAGCTaatgggctgtatgtatgtaacggaatctttgagcacaatttttacctatctccagtagtttaattaattcgaaactttgcatattaagagccaatgacagtgcaaaaataatttgtaaaaataataataataataaatcgtgttttttatattttttttcaaacttaATTGTTGCAGTTCGCGTCGCCGGCGGCTGAGAGCGGCGCGTGCGGGAGTAGTACATCCTCGTCTACGTCGTCGTCGTCATCGTCATCCTCGTCGTcctcgtcgtcgtcgtcggaTTCGGACTCGCCAGATGTCGCCGCTGGCGTCTCCGTCGACGATACGTCGCTCGTCGCGGCGTGTCCCTTACAGGTATGGTCAAATCCCCCTTACTAGAACATCCTCGTCGTCATCATCGTCCTCGTCGTCGGACTCGGACTCGCCAGGTGTCCCCGCCGGCATATCCGTCGACGATACGTCGCTCGTCTCGGTCGTGACCCACAGATTGAAAAGcactgccctaaagtattatcacttatttttgttacaccctgtataagttcTGTCAAGTACCTCTTAAGTTTGGGATCTTACACATACCCCATGTGGCAAATATCCCATAAAACTTAGATGACATATTGATCCCGTATGTTTTTGTCAAATATCTTTTAAAGGTTTAAATTTGAACCTCGGAGGCTGGAAGTGTGACACgagaatattatgtaggtatattaagtGGTAGTAAGTAATCTTAGAAGTGTTATTCTAATATGTGCAGGTCATCGACGACGCGGACCTCGCAGAACTATTTCCGGAGCAGACGCCGAGCGCGCCGGCGCAACAGCCCAATTTCACGACCTTCTCCGTGCATAACGCGCCAGAAAACGACGACAAGTCCGTGGCGGACAACGGTGAGATACATCATCATATCACTGTAAACACTTCAGAACTtacgtttataataaactagatgacggccgcaactctaTTGTGCCAAAATACCACTTTAgcaaaaatagcaacaaaaacTAACCTATCCTGTCCCGTCtattaaagtatctccattccaaatttcgTCTAAGTCGATTCATCCGTTTAAACgagtagaggtaacagacagacagacacattatcgcatttataatatttataatcatTCCTTACAGGCGACGGGTCCAGCAGCGAAATGGAGCTGACGCCCCAACTCGTGACGGCCGCTATACAGAGAGCGACGGCCGATTCCTCCGGATCGGAAAACGAGTGCTCCAACTCCGACATAGTGAACCAAAACGCGTCCCACTATGCTTCCAGCCTTTTACAGGAGTTTGTGGCGCGAACACAGCTGCTAAGCAGCACCACGCCACTAAACTCTATAAATACACCCTCGTCGTCTTCCCTATCGTGCAACATAAACACGAACCCGATAGAAGGCGTGGGCATCAGTGATTGCGTCCTCGGACAAATAAACAGCCTCCCAGAAATACAACCTATAGCTACAAACTATCTGAGCGGCTCCCAAAATCTAAGTCCCCAGCAAACGGAGGAGTTTTCCCAAATTAATAAGGCTCTCGAGGAAATCACTTCCGTCGCTGACTCCGTTGAGATGTCCCTTCCCAATCCGCCTGGTCTGGATGACTGCGTGGATAATAACGACTTTATGAACTTGGACATAGCCTCGGGCGGTTCGGAGATCGGAAGCGCGAGCGACCTTATGAAAAGTTCTCCAATTACAGTCGTCAATAGTGATGTGAACGCCCTAAATAGAATAGACTCTCAAAAATTAGACGCTAGCAGTATGAATTCGATAGAATCTCAGGAGGACGTTAAGAATGTCGTAGTCGAGTCTAGAAGAAAACGCGGGCGTCCCCGAAAAGTTAGGAAAACTGAAGATAATGAATCTCAGAAAGAGGATAAATCTGTTGTTAATGTTATTAATGATTTCCATAATAATAACGATCCACCGAACGTATCTCCGGACTCAGGAATCTTATCTAATAACAATTCACCCACCCATTCGCCGATGCGTAGACATGATGTCGCAGAAACTCATAGAAGCCACAGTAAAAAATCACAACAAAAAGAAAACACCACAGTAGAGAGAAAGAGCATGCGTTCAAAATCTCGAAGTCGGGCCCACCCCAGATCGGATTCTAGCGAAtgcgacttccaaaaaaagagaatagaaaatgaaattaaacaAATCAAAACGGAAGCACCGTCACCGGTTCCTCTAAAACAGGAACCCACAAAATTTGATAAGGCTAAGAAAAATGATCACAAGCTAGATATAGCCGCATTAGATAGGATGTTGTACGCCACAGACAGAGTCTTATATCCTCCTCGGAAGAAGGTAGGTCGGAAGCCCCAAACTAAATCTAGAACAACTAAAACTACAACCAAAACTCTAAAGGATAAAAATCAGTATGACTCTGCTGATAGCGACGATGATTCTTTACCATCGAATAGATCTGTCCTTTCCGGAGTTTACGCTAAAAGGAAGGAGTTAAACAGTAAACTCTCTAATTTGCCTAAAAGTAACAAAAGCAAGCCAGTGAGCAATTCGTGGCGGGAACACCAAAGCGAGAACGAAGCGGCGGCTGACGATCCATTAGATCCGACGTGGAAGGAGATCGACCTAAACCCGAAGTATAAGGACATACTATCAGGATACAAAAGTGACTACGAGTTCAAACCATACAAGAGTTGCAGTAAACTGATAGAGTCCGGTTACAAAAGTGACTACGGCTGTAGATCGGGTTACAAGAGTGATTGCTACCGCTCGGGATACAAAACGGACCACAGATCGGGATACAAAAGTGATAAGTCGGGATACAAAACCGATTATAGCACGAGAAGTACGAGAAGAAGAACAAGAAAGTTCAAGAAAACTCGGTCCGTCAGAAACAGATCGTACTACAAAAATCAAAAACATTTCGTATCTGATCAGGAGATTTTACTCTTGACGAATAAAACATTCAGTAGCCTAACATTGGGCCACAGTTCCAGTGATTCGGAATGTGAAGCGTTTTTGAGGAAGCCAAGCGCGAGCCCTAAATATGTGAGCGTTTGCACGAAATATCCATTCATATCAAGACACAATTACGGCTTCACAAAATCAAGCCAAAAGCATATTTTGAGGCTAAACTCGTCTGACCCATTTGCACCTGGTCCAGTGTTTAGTGGCTTGCAAAGACCGATCACTACTTGCAACATTtttaaacttagtcataacaatAACAACACCCTACTAAAACCTCCGTCTAAAACTAGTCATGTCAATAGTTCACTACCCTCGTTGAAGCCAGCATTTACTCATAAATTTGGAGCATCACCTATATGTGGTAACAATAAGACAGTAcctaaaaaagaaaaagatgtTTTGCGCGAGCTGCCTCGGACCTCGTCTCCGAAAAGTCGCAAACAAGCAAAGACGTCGTCAACATCCTCAAAAAAGGAAAATGCCTTAAAAGCCTTGCCAAGTATTTTTGAAAGGGCCAAAAACAGTTATATACCGAATAAGTCGCTTTCGCGAAATGTGTTTCTGAATTTCAAGAAACCCAACATTAAACCCACatataacattaaaaaacaaaGAAGGACAGTGGTTCTAGCTCCGCCTAAAATCAACTTTAAACCCACTGAACGACCTTCGagaattacaataaaaactgaAAGTAAACACCATAGACACAGAAGCAAACGCCGACATCGTTCTAGATCGGTATCGAGATCCAGGGATTCATGTGCAAATAGAAATTCAGTAGAATCAATAGACCAAAAGTTTACACAAGACATGGATACGTTGATTTCAAATTTCATAAAGCTATGTCAGGTTGCCCCAAAAATGATCGCCTCTGCCTCACCGAGCCATCAAAAAGTAATTGAAAAAGAAAAACCCGCTGAACTGCCTCCCCCCAAAGTAAATAAGAGAGCGTCTAAAAAACGGAAGACTTCAGACAATCAAGAAATAACGACACCCACGTCAAAGAGGAGGCATAAAAAACAGTTAACCGAGTCCCAAAATAAAGGAGGCAAGGACACAAATGAACACAAGCTGCCGTTAAAGAAAAGGCACTATCATATAAACTCATCCACAAATAATTCTTTGAGCTTGAGTCTAGTCACCGCCGAATTTGATGAAAATTCTAAAACTGAGGGTAGCCCAGAAAAGTTTTTGTGTACCGAAACCGATTGCATGGGTGACATACAAACAAACGACAGTGATGGATCCTCCAAAACAAAACCAAAtgagaaaaacaaaaaaagctCTGAGAATTTGAAAACTAATACAAGCGATTCAAAAGAACAGCGTATCGAGGGATCTCCGAGATCTTCTAAAGTGACTGGTTCAGATTCAACCGCTTGTAAAGATGAGAACGCTGCGACATCACCCACGCACCAGTCTGCAAGTACTGAGGAGCTAACTATTAAAAAACCTTCGGCCGAACAGTCCGAATTGTCGAAGAAAATTTATGAGACATCTGAAAAACTGAAGGCTGTTCATAAAATGGTTAATGATTTGGAGAAATCACTGCCGAAATCCAAAGATAGCGATTCCAAGGTTGAGTCGTTGAAATCAGAGACACATAAAACATCCTCCCCCAGGTCGGAAAGAAAAGCTTCACCTGTGCGAAATTCGGCGCCAATAGTAACACCGAAAAAGCGTCACAGGCTCGAAGCCGATAAAGTGATCGCCAACTCCAGTTTAGATCAAGTCGTCCAATCACTTTCTAAAAAGCTGTCAGAGGATAAAACTTCAAGCAGCAGCTCTGCTAAGGATACCTCATCGAAAGATGAATCGACTGAATCAGAAAAAACACCCCAGACACCAAGCAGTGTATCTTCATCGAACAACACAACTGCGGATCCTCTCAAGACTATGTCAGCTCGATCACTGTACAAAAGTTCAATACTACCAGCTCAAAAATCTGAAATTATGACCAGAAAGAAGAACAGATTGGAAGGTCTCACTAGTAACCTAGTATCAAAAATAAATCCGAGTGCAGCAACAAAAGTATTGGATACCCTCTTGAATAACAATATTCGGAAGTCAATAGAATCAAGAATTCTGGAAAAAGAAAAGAGTGGTAGTGACAGCTGTAGCTCTAGTAAGAGTGATGATAAAGGAAGAGATTCGCCTCAAGTCAGCACTAGAGCGAGTGTCATCAAATCACCCGTGTCAAAAGGTAAAGTTATCGAATCAAAGAAACAGAAGTCGGAGGATCAAGGAAATAACGACCTAATCAATTTAGAAAAGCCGACTGGGATTTTTGAGCCCTCGGTTGACCTAGAGGACCAAATTCCTAAGTCTTCGATTTGCGTAAATAACCTTTTGATGGACTCGAATAAGgataaaaataagattttgGATGTGGAGTCGGAAATTCCTCTGTCGCTGATATCCGAAATTGCAGAACCCATCGTAAGGCAAAAAAGGAGCGAGTCGATTGCGGCCGTTATATCCGATAAAATTCAAGAAACTACCGGCGGACACAATCTGCGCCAGCCAAAACGAAACTTAAACAGCGATAACGACGAGACAAATGacaagaaaaagaagaaaacgGGCAATAGTATTATAAGAGAGAGTAAATTGGTATTACCACCTAAAATCTTAGTGCCTAAGGTCCAGACTGAGAGGCTGTCGATGGCAGAGCTAAATAAAAAATGCAACCTCAACAAACCTGTCGAAAAAAGTGATACAAATGAAAATAAGAATGTAGATTCGAGCAAAAAGAAACCTAGGCGGCGCAAAGCCATCAACAGAACTGGATTCCCGAAcattaaaaagaaaaagaagaaagtGGAGCCGAATCAGAGTGCCGTTTCAGATAACCAGCTCACATCTGAAGATACAGACCACTCCGTTTTTGAAAGAGTTCCGAAAGATGGTGAGGCGATGAGTAGCTTCTTAGAAAGAACAACCAGCAAAAAAGCGGaacttaaagttattttaaataaggaCGAAATGCCTAAACAAGGACGATTGACTGTCGTGTCGCTAGAAAAATTACAAGGCAAGGACGTGTTAAAAGATAACAATAACAAAACGACTCCATCTGATAAGAGCACCGAAAAGAAATCAAATTCCTCGATATTAAGAGCTCCATCTTTGCAATTAAAACAGACAAAACCAGACAAAGAACTGAAGAATCACGTCAACAAATGGGAGGTTTTAAGTGAAACCGACAGTATTCCTTCTTTGACGAGCTCGTTAGGCAACGATCCAGAAGATAGTATTCCTTTGAGTCTGCTACATCTGAAAGCTTCGAAGCCTGCGTGTCGTTTAGATAATAATCTAGATCGGCTCAAGCGAAAGACGCGAGCGTTGTCACCCTCGAATGAAATAGAGGAGATATTATCCAAGAGAAAGAACGTAGAGAAGAACAACAAAGTGGGATTGAGACCTAAGTCGAGTTTGGCGATATTGTACCCGAGAGAACGGAGGATGACGAGGAGTTCCGAAGATTGCAAGACGAAGGGACGGAAGACGGAGACCAAAAAACTCGTGTCCGAAGTCGAGGAGGAAAAAATCGCTAAACCTTTAGGTATAACGACCAGAAGAAAGTCCAGGTCGTGTCAAGCGCACAAAAAAGCACATGAGGCTCAGTCCAGCTCTCGAGAGAGTTCTCTAGACACGGTCACCAGTCAGAGGCTTATACCTAAATCTCGAGAACCCTCGCTAGACACTTTGCAGGATAACGACGAAAATGAGCCGCTTCCTTTGCACGAGAAAGAGATAGATTTCGAGAAGAGCATCGACGTACTATCCAAAAGCATCATCTGTAAGAAACGCGTCGCGTCCTCTCGTGATGAGAGTCCAGCCAGCAGCGTCGACAACCGGGACAAACCTACCGTGTCCAAGAAGAATCCCCGGCTCAGAAAAAAGTTCCTAGTAGCTGGACTATTCTCAGACTACTACAAGGAagagtaagtatttttaatagtgttgtaatatttttattaataacttgtattttcagaagctatacaatatgtaacaaaattaagtgataatagtttagggtgtgtagaaacaatgaagtaaaagtaattctttcagcacttctactttcacatttatttttttggaaaagcacagacaccctaaagtattatcacgttgttttgttacacttgtataaatattaaaatcttttttatttgtattatatcAACTAAGGTTATGACAATattgtaaacatatttttttgaaatcttGCTTAACACCTTTCTTTAATCTTCTACTTGCTGGTTTCATGCATACTTTGGACactttttgaatttagaattttCTACAATACTCTACTCAATTTCAGTCCAAAACCCGAGAACAAGAGCAAGGCAGTTGCTACGGATTTCGGTCCGGGCTTGCTGGCCCCGCCCCCCTACTGCGAGCGATGGGTGCGGCGCCGCGCGCAAGACTTCGCCCTGCCTTACGACATCTGGTGGCAGCAACACTATAATCAGCCGGTACCGTCGTGGAACTATAAGAAGATTAGGACAAGTGAGTGTTTTTGTGCTGACAAGCGTGTGAGAAAGAAGTGTTGCTACTATTTCGTAATGGTCGCTAAATGGTCgatatattttgaattttttgtccCTATTATGTGTATTTTTGAATATGAAtgtaagaaagaaagaaaaataaatttatttggtattataaaattttacaaaataactatataaaatttacataagTAATACCAAGTTGGTTCCCATTCAGCAACGTTGCGAACGGATTCGCAACGCTGGTTTTCAATTGGTAGTAATAAGTGTATAATATAGAGGTACATCTCCCTATCATCAACTATAATGTCTGTGTACACAGCGTAAGATttgattattttgttttaaaactcGGCGTCATTATTTCTAACTTATCTTTTATTACAGATGTGTACTACGATGTGAAACCATCAGCGGAGGAGTGCGAGTCTGTGGCGTGCAACTGTGCAGCGGCGAGCGCGTGCGCCGAGGACTGCATCAACCGCCTCGTGTACTCCGAGTGCAGCCCGCAGCTCTGCCCCGCCGGGTGAGTGAGACGGATAGATTGTAACGTTAAGTGTGAGTGAGACAGATATActgtaaccataaagttaatatacctagcggaatagagcaacaatctcgagctgtcaaacgtaaccaaaattggttttcatctgtgtgaaaaatatgtgtacgtaatacgtatacacttaacaagcatgattgaacattaattctatgagattaaattgtcaacgtgcggcacgtgccgactggacgtcaaaaaaagagtgctgctgatGACAGCATAAGCATAAGTAAGTAAGTGATACATgagtatcacacgtctctttttaacacgcagtgttactgatagagacatctctcttgctcagtcctttgtttctctattccgctaggtatattaactttatgactgtAACGCTGTTAGTACTACGCCATGCGCCGAGGACTGCATCAACCGCCGTATTGTGATGTAATTTTAAATGAGCTACTTAGTCCCTAGTCTATCATTTTAACATACTAAATTGTCCGTACTCTACGACTATGTTATAAGAcataataagttataataaacctaagttaaagttataatatacgtaattattaatttatttcaatatttcttTTAGGGACAAATGCAAGAATCAACGCATACAACGTCACGAATGGGCATCCGGGCTGGAGAAATTCATGACTGAAAACAAGGGGTGGGGCGTGCGGACCAAACACAAGA
Coding sequences:
- the LOC121734094 gene encoding uncharacterized protein LOC121734094 isoform X1 codes for the protein MGTEVPKTQDSSGHSDSNTDSDNSSSSESSASEWECSGSKQTNARKPHFSVTSSDSGLKLKIAAIPQTKPSKKPNKPTVKKKIDTKSKEKVGKKKRLSESSSSSASCSKCSSDSSSEDDLPLKAVKKTLVPKSKNGRNIIESDSDDKCDAKDSKNGKDKGCKNNTGVKKGNDSQESSGSKGQGRQRRFASPAAESGACGSSTSSSTSSSSSSSSSSSSSSSDSDSPDVAAGVSVDDTSLVAACPLQVIDDADLAELFPEQTPSAPAQQPNFTTFSVHNAPENDDKSVADNGDGSSSEMELTPQLVTAAIQRATADSSGSENECSNSDIVNQNASHYASSLLQEFVARTQLLSSTTPLNSINTPSSSSLSCNINTNPIEGVGISDCVLGQINSLPEIQPIATNYLSGSQNLSPQQTEEFSQINKALEEITSVADSVEMSLPNPPGLDDCVDNNDFMNLDIASGGSEIGSASDLMKSSPITVVNSDVNALNRIDSQKLDASSMNSIESQEDVKNVVVESRRKRGRPRKVRKTEDNESQKEDKSVVNVINDFHNNNDPPNVSPDSGILSNNNSPTHSPMRRHDVAETHRSHSKKSQQKENTTVERKSMRSKSRSRAHPRSDSSECDFQKKRIENEIKQIKTEAPSPVPLKQEPTKFDKAKKNDHKLDIAALDRMLYATDRVLYPPRKKVGRKPQTKSRTTKTTTKTLKDKNQYDSADSDDDSLPSNRSVLSGVYAKRKELNSKLSNLPKSNKSKPVSNSWREHQSENEAAADDPLDPTWKEIDLNPKYKDILSGYKSDYEFKPYKSCSKLIESGYKSDYGCRSGYKSDCYRSGYKTDHRSGYKSDKSGYKTDYSTRSTRRRTRKFKKTRSVRNRSYYKNQKHFVSDQEILLLTNKTFSSLTLGHSSSDSECEAFLRKPSASPKYVSVCTKYPFISRHNYGFTKSSQKHILRLNSSDPFAPGPVFSGLQRPITTCNIFKLSHNNNNTLLKPPSKTSHVNSSLPSLKPAFTHKFGASPICGNNKTVPKKEKDVLRELPRTSSPKSRKQAKTSSTSSKKENALKALPSIFERAKNSYIPNKSLSRNVFLNFKKPNIKPTYNIKKQRRTVVLAPPKINFKPTERPSRITIKTESKHHRHRSKRRHRSRSVSRSRDSCANRNSVESIDQKFTQDMDTLISNFIKLCQVAPKMIASASPSHQKVIEKEKPAELPPPKVNKRASKKRKTSDNQEITTPTSKRRHKKQLTESQNKGGKDTNEHKLPLKKRHYHINSSTNNSLSLSLVTAEFDENSKTEGSPEKFLCTETDCMGDIQTNDSDGSSKTKPNEKNKKSSENLKTNTSDSKEQRIEGSPRSSKVTGSDSTACKDENAATSPTHQSASTEELTIKKPSAEQSELSKKIYETSEKLKAVHKMVNDLEKSLPKSKDSDSKVESLKSETHKTSSPRSERKASPVRNSAPIVTPKKRHRLEADKVIANSSLDQVVQSLSKKLSEDKTSSSSSAKDTSSKDESTESEKTPQTPSSVSSSNNTTADPLKTMSARSLYKSSILPAQKSEIMTRKKNRLEGLTSNLVSKINPSAATKVLDTLLNNNIRKSIESRILEKEKSGSDSCSSSKSDDKGRDSPQVSTRASVIKSPVSKGKVIESKKQKSEDQGNNDLINLEKPTGIFEPSVDLEDQIPKSSICVNNLLMDSNKDKNKILDVESEIPLSLISEIAEPIVRQKRSESIAAVISDKIQETTGGHNLRQPKRNLNSDNDETNDKKKKKTGNSIIRESKLVLPPKILVPKVQTERLSMAELNKKCNLNKPVEKSDTNENKNVDSSKKKPRRRKAINRTGFPNIKKKKKKVEPNQSAVSDNQLTSEDTDHSVFERVPKDGEAMSSFLERTTSKKAELKVILNKDEMPKQGRLTVVSLEKLQGKDVLKDNNNKTTPSDKSTEKKSNSSILRAPSLQLKQTKPDKELKNHVNKWEVLSETDSIPSLTSSLGNDPEDSIPLSLLHLKASKPACRLDNNLDRLKRKTRALSPSNEIEEILSKRKNVEKNNKVGLRPKSSLAILYPRERRMTRSSEDCKTKGRKTETKKLVSEVEEEKIAKPLGITTRRKSRSCQAHKKAHEAQSSSRESSLDTVTSQRLIPKSREPSLDTLQDNDENEPLPLHEKEIDFEKSIDVLSKSIICKKRVASSRDESPASSVDNRDKPTVSKKNPRLRKKFLVAGLFSDYYKEDPKPENKSKAVATDFGPGLLAPPPYCERWVRRRAQDFALPYDIWWQQHYNQPVPSWNYKKIRTNVYYDVKPSAEECESVACNCAAASACAEDCINRLVYSECSPQLCPAGDKCKNQRIQRHEWASGLEKFMTENKGWGVRTKHKITSGDFILEYVGEVVSDKEFKERMATRYARDTHHYCLHLDGGLVIDGHRMGGDGRFVNHSCRPNCEMQKWTANGTFRMALFALRDIEPGEELTYDYNFSLFNPAVGQPCKCDSEDCRGVIGGKSQRITKLPVKTQSRTPSNTSNQSAGSNGHSRVGRPRKAVKCNKKLEPVIACDLKSISILKYQQHLNKLWQEPQVKALTPKEKTIVKERQCFLLRNLEHVRRIREKMTIPLSPPAPRLPSPSPSPSPSPAPAPAPNPAVVTVDPLVLPDTMKPEVFLNRLRSIRTEREETARKLLKGEDDATMDTKSRLARVFRALYESVATVKDEDDQLVCTPLLKLKPKTENAQSLSSILSNIDNGAYETVAQFDSDMSGVFSSIIREHSKTSSLGAAAALLKKVYNNTKPDFAEHLSKILGSPESLPPGFMQKSKSDEVIMCVCGLHVEEGLMVQCGGAGCGVWQHARCMRHSGDPAAAHHCHNCEPAEVDREIPLDEYTEEGHQFYLSLMRGSLQVRQGDTVYVLRDIPIDERRPDLSANTQTSRTKRTDRKKLKTKGKEETSTTKDGAVRKHTYQTIGAVPVSELDIFRVERLWKHRETQERYVYGHHYLRPHETFHEPTRKFFHNEVMRVPLYEAVPIELVMSQCWVMDLNTFCKGRPLGSSEAHVYICELRVDRSARLFTRVSRPKYPICTKPYAFDTFPQRLKVTRTYAPHEVLPEYLKGRAAKNAAPADKNKTTQETKKKQTQAVAAPVSNKLTGAARREQQKERVNGIARRLLARSGGRALDASYLLAPPDRRRRRAPPS